From bacterium, a single genomic window includes:
- a CDS encoding flagellar FlbD family protein, producing MVEVTRFNGTKIYISAHQIETLEATPDTVITLLSGRKYIVVENIEEIINRIVEYRQRLGSWGNENENPPIEDKEYDIASSVPSDDLG from the coding sequence ATGGTTGAGGTTACCCGTTTTAACGGAACCAAAATTTATATCAGCGCCCACCAAATTGAGACCTTAGAAGCTACTCCAGACACAGTTATCACCCTTCTTTCCGGCAGGAAATACATTGTGGTTGAAAACATAGAAGAGATTATCAATAGGATCGTAGAATACAGGCAAAGACTGGGCTCCTGGGGGAATGAGAATGAGAATCCGCCTATTGAGGATAAAGAATACGACATTGCCTCGTCAGTGCCCAGCGATGACCTTGGATAA
- a CDS encoding MotA/TolQ/ExbB proton channel family protein — MDIATLGGLAFCIAMVVIGILLGGSLTQFIDYPSMAITIGGTIGAVTMAFPLSNMINLISVTLKAVMPYSSNPTDIIKTFVTFAEKARRDGLLALESDVGNLTDSFMRKGLQLVVDGTDPAVIRTVMETDLAGMEARHATCTSIYKMMGSLAPAFGMMGTLIGLINMLAHMDDPSTIGPSMALALITTMYGFMIANMFCIPMGNKLAVYSSREAGDRILMIEGMMGIQAGDNPRVLEEKLKSFLAPAQRGAEG; from the coding sequence ATGGATATAGCGACCTTAGGCGGTCTGGCTTTTTGTATCGCGATGGTTGTTATAGGTATTCTGTTAGGCGGAAGCCTTACTCAGTTTATCGACTACCCCTCAATGGCTATTACTATTGGAGGAACAATCGGGGCTGTCACGATGGCCTTTCCGCTATCCAATATGATTAATCTGATCTCCGTGACGTTGAAGGCGGTTATGCCTTATAGTTCCAATCCCACCGATATCATTAAGACTTTTGTCACCTTTGCGGAGAAGGCCAGGCGTGATGGACTCCTAGCGCTGGAAAGCGATGTCGGGAATTTGACCGATTCTTTTATGCGGAAGGGGCTGCAGTTAGTAGTTGACGGGACTGATCCGGCTGTGATCCGGACGGTTATGGAGACAGACCTGGCCGGGATGGAGGCCAGACACGCCACTTGTACCAGTATATATAAGATGATGGGGTCTCTGGCCCCGGCCTTTGGGATGATGGGGACACTGATTGGACTGATCAATATGCTGGCGCATATGGATGACCCATCCACTATCGGGCCGTCTATGGCGTTGGCCTTGATTACCACTATGTATGGCTTTATGATTGCCAATATGTTTTGTATCCCTATGGGAAATAAGCTGGCTGTTTATAGCAGTCGGGAAGCCGGGGATCGGATCTTGATGATAGAAGGTATGATGGGCATCCAGGCCGGGGATAACCCGAGGGTCCTGGAGGAAAAATTAAAATCCTTCCTTGCTCCGGCCCAGCGTGGCGCCGAGGGATAA
- a CDS encoding OmpA family protein: protein MAITKCKKCGANVEYEEGSSVPEYMVTYGDMVTLILCFFVVLVSMATFDKVKLNIVFSSIRGALGALEQGPTTQKSKLLSMGVGTQQLSRGTPIMVTGREAEQGRREKEGLQERAAMVMGEEMKQGLVKFRYDERGEIVQLTDKALFVPGDPNLKPSARPILDKLVLLIESIPNEIVVEGHTDDQSIHTREVPSNWHLSSMRATGVLSYLEAKGISPKRLSMAAYGEYRPIVPNNSLVNKAINRRVDVLIRREEIGHEDPLMD from the coding sequence ATGGCCATTACTAAATGCAAAAAGTGCGGGGCCAATGTGGAGTACGAGGAAGGCAGCTCTGTTCCTGAATATATGGTTACTTATGGAGACATGGTTACTCTCATACTCTGTTTCTTCGTGGTGCTCGTCTCCATGGCTACCTTTGATAAGGTTAAGCTAAATATTGTCTTTTCTTCCATTCGGGGCGCCTTAGGGGCCCTGGAACAAGGGCCGACCACTCAAAAATCAAAATTGCTTTCGATGGGGGTAGGCACCCAGCAGTTATCCCGCGGGACACCAATTATGGTTACCGGCAGAGAAGCCGAGCAGGGAAGGAGAGAAAAGGAAGGTTTACAGGAGCGGGCAGCTATGGTAATGGGGGAAGAGATGAAGCAGGGGCTGGTTAAATTCCGTTATGACGAGCGTGGAGAGATAGTTCAACTTACCGACAAGGCCCTCTTTGTGCCGGGAGACCCCAACCTCAAGCCTTCAGCCAGACCTATCCTTGATAAGCTTGTCCTTCTCATTGAATCCATTCCCAATGAGATAGTGGTAGAAGGACATACTGACGACCAGTCCATCCATACGAGGGAAGTTCCATCTAACTGGCATCTTTCTTCTATGCGGGCTACTGGTGTCCTTAGTTATCTGGAAGCCAAAGGGATTTCTCCTAAACGGCTTTCTATGGCTGCCTACGGCGAATATAGGCCCATAGTGCCTAATAATTCCCTTGTCAATAAGGCGATAAACAGGCGGGTTGATGTACTCATTAGGAGAGAGGAAATAGGGCACGAGGATCCTTTGATGGACTGA
- a CDS encoding flagellar basal body-associated FliL family protein produces MAEEEKDGEKEVPLADGEAVEGEALEEQEEAVVEKPPMPEWKLALIAAIVAIIAAVVVGYIIGAGREPRTISFLELAREERGPEKAKAQLGFLIIEPKKPLMANLQDSPEIRGEYMAILHDVRLLGDKAKYPTLDMELFNRKFQLRDIFHNVLITKTEKELGSKVGKEAFKEEMVEKINAILQDGQIDDIYVQLIVELRKEAED; encoded by the coding sequence ATGGCTGAAGAAGAGAAAGATGGGGAGAAAGAAGTTCCGCTGGCAGATGGAGAGGCGGTGGAAGGTGAAGCTTTGGAGGAACAAGAAGAAGCTGTTGTGGAAAAACCTCCTATGCCGGAATGGAAGCTGGCCCTTATCGCCGCTATCGTGGCTATTATAGCGGCAGTAGTGGTAGGTTATATTATCGGAGCAGGGAGGGAGCCGAGGACCATCAGCTTTTTGGAGTTGGCCAGAGAAGAAAGGGGGCCGGAAAAGGCAAAGGCTCAACTTGGTTTTTTAATCATTGAACCAAAGAAACCACTCATGGCTAATTTGCAGGATAGTCCTGAAATAAGGGGTGAATATATGGCTATCCTGCACGATGTTCGTCTCCTGGGGGATAAAGCTAAGTATCCTACCCTGGATATGGAGCTTTTTAATCGAAAATTCCAGTTGCGTGATATTTTTCATAATGTTCTTATTACCAAGACAGAGAAGGAGTTGGGTAGTAAAGTAGGCAAAGAGGCCTTTAAAGAAGAGATGGTAGAAAAAATCAACGCTATCCTGCAGGATGGTCAGATAGATGATATATATGTGCAGCTTATTGTAGAACTACGAAAAGAAGCAGAAGACTAA
- a CDS encoding flagellar basal body-associated FliL family protein, whose product MAEEEKKEGEEAPAEEEKKKEGGSPIVKILIIVIIILVAALIAAIVASVVARKTKAPEIQYEEEVVAEEEEHKKEAKEPLLAYPLGDDPITARLADMEESHMVSAEVTAAYDKKYSGLAEELEARVPQLRDIVNTSLLDKTFKELQTQEGKIALQKELVKKMNQVLKDGQLDEVYIQLVIQ is encoded by the coding sequence ATGGCTGAAGAGGAGAAAAAAGAGGGAGAAGAGGCGCCGGCAGAGGAAGAGAAGAAGAAAGAAGGCGGCTCACCGATAGTCAAGATTTTGATTATTGTCATTATTATTCTTGTGGCTGCCTTGATTGCCGCCATTGTTGCCTCTGTGGTAGCCAGGAAGACCAAAGCCCCGGAGATTCAATACGAAGAAGAAGTAGTGGCTGAGGAAGAAGAACATAAAAAAGAGGCGAAAGAGCCACTGCTGGCATATCCTCTGGGAGATGATCCTATTACGGCCCGGTTGGCTGATATGGAAGAGAGTCACATGGTCTCGGCTGAGGTAACCGCAGCCTACGATAAGAAGTATAGCGGTTTAGCTGAAGAGCTGGAAGCCAGAGTACCTCAGTTGAGAGATATTGTCAATACCTCTCTCCTGGATAAGACTTTTAAGGAACTTCAGACTCAGGAGGGAAAGATTGCCCTTCAAAAGGAATTAGTAAAGAAGATGAACCAGGTTTTGAAAGACGGCCAGCTTGATGAGGTTTATATACAACTGGTGATTCAATAA
- a CDS encoding FliM/FliN family flagellar motor switch protein, with product MAEDEELDLEEEASEEEPTKEAGVSEEAEAVEEEKEKEEGQRKILEYNFRKPVSDQLSPKELRDLRPRFEAFARLVERSLSASFRTGVKMTTDELTQVKYEEFIASLSAPYILVIINMAPFRADALVELEPAVTFNILERSLGGLGETKDLERKITDVEASVVAEVVEGIFDCWSETWKDAVEFKSQVLNVVQNMSEFVQTIPDYEVVVLSRTTLAIEGREEQVSGGINLCLPFRVMGLLVAKLKGKDENKHVEVRVVNPETLEKMKRRMNVVKMPVVCELGLVGLTVGEVVQLQVGDVVKLKTKATDNLLLKVSEQAKFRVTPGTVGSKLGVQIREVIEELSGDVIFKEVG from the coding sequence ATGGCTGAAGATGAGGAATTAGATCTGGAAGAAGAAGCCTCTGAAGAGGAGCCAACTAAGGAAGCGGGTGTGTCTGAGGAAGCAGAGGCCGTAGAAGAAGAAAAAGAAAAAGAAGAAGGGCAGAGGAAGATTCTGGAGTATAACTTCCGTAAGCCGGTTAGTGATCAACTCTCGCCTAAGGAACTTCGGGATCTCAGACCGAGATTTGAAGCTTTTGCCCGTCTGGTGGAAAGGTCCCTGTCGGCAAGTTTCAGAACCGGCGTAAAAATGACGACAGACGAACTCACCCAGGTGAAGTATGAAGAATTTATTGCTTCCCTTTCCGCGCCTTACATCCTGGTTATTATCAATATGGCTCCCTTTCGCGCCGATGCCCTCGTTGAGCTGGAGCCGGCGGTAACTTTCAATATCCTGGAACGGTCTCTGGGTGGTTTAGGTGAGACCAAAGATTTAGAGAGGAAAATAACCGATGTTGAGGCTTCAGTAGTGGCCGAAGTGGTTGAGGGGATTTTTGACTGTTGGTCTGAGACCTGGAAAGATGCGGTTGAGTTTAAGTCCCAGGTGCTTAATGTGGTGCAGAATATGTCAGAATTTGTTCAGACCATTCCTGATTATGAGGTGGTAGTTTTGTCCAGGACCACCCTGGCTATTGAAGGGAGAGAAGAACAAGTATCAGGAGGAATAAATCTGTGTCTTCCTTTTCGGGTGATGGGTCTTTTGGTGGCTAAATTAAAGGGCAAAGATGAAAACAAGCATGTGGAAGTCAGGGTGGTTAATCCCGAGACGCTGGAGAAGATGAAGAGGCGGATGAATGTAGTTAAGATGCCGGTAGTTTGTGAATTAGGCCTGGTAGGGTTGACGGTGGGTGAAGTAGTGCAACTTCAGGTAGGAGATGTGGTTAAATTAAAGACCAAGGCAACCGATAATTTACTTCTAAAGGTGTCTGAGCAGGCTAAGTTTAGGGTTACGCCAGGCACGGTTGGAAGCAAGCTCGGGGTTCAAATTCGAGAGGTCATCGAAGAATTAAGCGGAGATGTTATTTTTAAGGAGGTAGGGTAA
- the fliN gene encoding flagellar motor switch protein FliN: MVDQQTLAPEEIEALLGAGEEEGKAVPSEKGLSQDEIKVISGVMGKAMEACGSVLSTTLGRKASITNPEIVVEAVEFLRESFPSPAIIVESEYIQGIRGETVIILPKNIGAIIADLMMGGDGSSPPEEINELYLGAVNEVLRQMMSAGVGTFATTLNKGVEMSSLRVNVVAPRDITLSLFKRDIVVRIVCRLSISGFEADSFIQLISFDLAKAIVAAYRESKGVHPVQFVPLGPGAPGAEGNIGLLTDVPVTGAVELGRTEMHIKDILSLGPGSIVELDREAGEPVDLLINGKLIAKGEVVVIDDDFGIKITEIISPAERISHI, from the coding sequence ATGGTTGATCAACAAACACTCGCCCCGGAAGAGATAGAAGCGCTCCTTGGTGCCGGAGAAGAGGAAGGGAAGGCGGTTCCGTCGGAGAAGGGACTTTCTCAGGATGAAATAAAGGTCATATCCGGTGTTATGGGTAAGGCTATGGAGGCTTGCGGTAGTGTCCTATCCACCACCCTTGGCCGGAAAGCCTCTATAACAAACCCCGAGATTGTAGTGGAGGCAGTAGAATTTTTGAGGGAGAGTTTTCCCAGTCCGGCTATTATAGTTGAATCAGAATATATCCAGGGTATTAGGGGAGAAACGGTTATCATCCTGCCCAAGAATATAGGGGCAATTATTGCTGATCTGATGATGGGAGGGGATGGATCATCGCCTCCAGAGGAGATCAATGAGCTTTATTTGGGAGCCGTGAATGAAGTCTTAAGGCAGATGATGAGCGCCGGCGTGGGAACTTTTGCCACTACCCTAAATAAAGGGGTAGAGATGAGTAGTCTTAGAGTAAATGTGGTTGCCCCAAGAGATATTACTTTGTCTCTTTTTAAACGGGACATAGTAGTCAGGATTGTTTGCAGATTAAGTATCAGCGGGTTTGAGGCTGATTCATTTATCCAGTTAATTAGTTTTGACTTAGCCAAAGCTATTGTGGCTGCTTACAGGGAGAGCAAGGGAGTTCATCCTGTCCAGTTTGTCCCGCTTGGGCCGGGTGCTCCTGGCGCTGAAGGCAATATTGGTCTTTTAACGGATGTTCCGGTTACTGGGGCGGTAGAGCTTGGTCGAACCGAGATGCATATCAAAGATATACTTTCTCTTGGTCCAGGCTCCATTGTGGAGTTGGACAGAGAAGCCGGGGAGCCGGTGGATTTACTCATAAATGGTAAGCTTATTGCCAAAGGAGAAGTAGTTGTCATTGACGATGATTTCGGGATCAAGATTACAGAGATTATCAGCCCGGCGGAGCGGATATCACACATATAA
- a CDS encoding FliM/FliN family flagellar motor switch protein, whose translation MRDMAHTTKAVLMNVPMKVSVELGRIKLYVKNVLDLDVGSVISLHRPIDEPVDLRINDKIFAKGRVVTVEDRFGFRIENIITPAERLTGLVR comes from the coding sequence ATGAGAGATATGGCTCATACGACCAAGGCAGTTCTGATGAATGTCCCTATGAAGGTGAGTGTTGAATTGGGACGGATTAAATTATATGTTAAAAATGTGCTTGATTTAGATGTAGGCTCTGTTATTTCTCTACATAGACCAATTGATGAACCAGTTGATTTGCGGATTAATGATAAGATATTTGCCAAGGGTAGGGTGGTCACGGTCGAAGATAGGTTTGGGTTTAGGATCGAAAATATCATTACACCGGCCGAGAGGTTAACCGGCTTAGTGAGGTGA
- a CDS encoding flagellar biosynthetic protein FliO, translating to MKRILILISLISGLLLLRGGLSLANPAEREEIKPQAQEEAVNQGKNINADPPSEQSAVPGTHEVGAPSAVGQQETLGGYEFNMLGLGLRVILALGLIVGVIYLVFRFFLKGKGIMGGASFISILATAPLAPNRYLQLVELPGRILVLGIGEKGINFLTEIKDKEEIDLIKTQSSREGIKNHPFSHYLKGFLGRFGVEERESDPYEERLNFLIREREHLARLEVESRQP from the coding sequence TTGAAGCGGATATTGATTTTAATTTCTCTGATCTCAGGATTACTCTTACTGAGAGGGGGACTATCTCTGGCCAATCCCGCTGAAAGGGAGGAAATAAAACCTCAGGCCCAGGAAGAAGCAGTTAATCAAGGGAAAAACATTAACGCCGATCCGCCCTCAGAACAATCTGCCGTCCCGGGTACCCACGAAGTGGGTGCGCCATCCGCCGTCGGCCAACAAGAGACCCTGGGCGGATACGAATTCAATATGCTTGGGCTTGGACTCAGAGTTATTCTGGCGTTAGGTCTAATAGTGGGCGTTATTTACCTGGTTTTTCGTTTCTTTCTGAAAGGGAAAGGTATTATGGGTGGAGCGAGCTTTATTTCTATTTTAGCCACGGCTCCTTTAGCCCCCAACCGATACCTTCAGTTGGTTGAGTTGCCTGGACGGATTCTGGTCCTGGGGATAGGAGAAAAAGGAATAAATTTTTTAACTGAAATAAAAGACAAAGAAGAGATTGATTTGATAAAGACTCAGAGCAGCAGAGAGGGAATTAAGAATCATCCCTTTTCTCACTATCTGAAAGGATTTTTGGGTCGTTTTGGGGTAGAAGAAAGAGAGAGCGATCCTTATGAAGAAAGACTTAACTTTTTGATAAGAGAGAGGGAACATCTGGCCCGGTTGGAAGTTGAGAGTAGGCAACCGTAG
- the fliP gene encoding flagellar type III secretion system pore protein FliP (The bacterial flagellar biogenesis protein FliP forms a type III secretion system (T3SS)-type pore required for flagellar assembly.) codes for MVNGLIVPLAQAEPAIPIPKIGLDITEAKNPKDVALTLQILFLLTILSLVPSILIMLTSFVRVVIVFSFIKRALATQEMPPQQVIVGLALFLTFFIMAPTISTIHSNAIKPYLDGKITVGEGISKAEAPLREFMFKQTRERDIDLFLDISKLPRPKNRDEVPTYILMPSFMISELTTAFQMGILLFIPFIVIDMVVASVLMSMGMIMLPPVMISMPFKILLFIIVDGWHLITRSVILSFH; via the coding sequence ATGGTTAATGGGCTTATTGTCCCCCTTGCTCAGGCCGAGCCGGCCATTCCTATCCCCAAAATAGGCCTTGACATTACCGAAGCCAAAAATCCTAAAGATGTAGCCCTTACCCTCCAGATTCTTTTTCTCCTTACCATTCTTAGTTTAGTCCCCTCTATTCTGATTATGCTCACTTCCTTTGTCCGCGTAGTGATTGTCTTCTCCTTTATCAAACGGGCCTTAGCCACACAGGAGATGCCGCCGCAACAAGTAATCGTGGGGTTAGCTCTATTTCTCACCTTCTTTATAATGGCCCCTACCATTTCCACCATACATTCAAATGCGATTAAGCCCTATTTAGACGGAAAGATAACGGTGGGAGAAGGGATATCTAAGGCAGAGGCGCCGCTTCGTGAGTTTATGTTCAAGCAGACCCGGGAGCGGGATATTGACCTCTTTCTTGACATAAGCAAGTTGCCTCGACCTAAAAATAGAGACGAGGTGCCGACCTATATCCTGATGCCTTCTTTTATGATCAGCGAATTGACGACGGCTTTTCAGATGGGAATACTTTTGTTCATACCCTTTATAGTCATTGATATGGTAGTAGCCAGTGTCCTTATGTCTATGGGGATGATTATGCTCCCTCCGGTTATGATATCGATGCCCTTTAAGATTTTGCTTTTTATTATAGTTGATGGCTGGCATTTAATTACCCGGTCAGTGATCTTGAGCTTTCATTAA
- the fliQ gene encoding flagellar biosynthesis protein FliQ — translation MSEGFVVSLAQEALFMAILISAPMLGIGLVVGLIISILQTTTSIQEQTLTFVPKIIAILLSVGLFGAWMLRTLMDYAIRLIMLLPNVTG, via the coding sequence ATGTCAGAAGGTTTTGTGGTTAGCCTGGCCCAGGAGGCCCTTTTTATGGCTATTCTTATTTCTGCACCTATGTTGGGGATAGGGTTAGTGGTTGGATTGATCATCAGCATCCTACAGACAACCACCTCCATTCAGGAGCAGACATTAACGTTTGTCCCTAAAATTATTGCTATCCTGCTTTCGGTGGGGCTTTTTGGGGCATGGATGCTGCGGACGCTAATGGATTATGCAATAAGATTGATTATGTTATTACCTAATGTAACGGGATAG
- the fliR gene encoding flagellar biosynthetic protein FliR → MAMEPILNLEPIVKHFQAFFLVLARTSGIFAASPFFGSMDIPIQVKAALSLLLSLVIFPVVGLGVGERIPENVMLYGIFVLQEVMVGLIIGFITSLIFTAFQLSGQFYSLQIGFGIVSVMDPMSQTEIPIIGQLVGLLALLVFILFGGHHLTIKALCESYTLVPVLHLRSASSLVMHITDLVAAMFLIAMKIGLPIIGTVFLTDVSFGILSRAAPQMNIMMIGWPVKILVGLITLIVFIPLLHQAMVNVFANLFSDLNVIMRAMGK, encoded by the coding sequence ATGGCGATGGAACCTATACTCAACCTGGAACCGATTGTCAAGCATTTTCAGGCATTTTTTCTTGTTCTGGCCCGCACTTCTGGTATATTTGCGGCCTCCCCATTCTTTGGGAGCATGGATATCCCGATACAGGTAAAAGCTGCCCTGAGCTTACTGCTTTCGTTGGTTATTTTTCCTGTGGTTGGCTTGGGGGTGGGAGAGAGGATCCCTGAGAATGTGATGCTTTATGGGATTTTTGTCTTACAAGAAGTAATGGTCGGTCTTATTATTGGCTTTATTACCAGCCTAATATTTACCGCCTTTCAATTGTCCGGGCAGTTTTATAGTCTTCAGATAGGTTTTGGGATTGTTAGCGTGATGGACCCTATGTCTCAAACCGAGATTCCCATTATCGGCCAATTAGTAGGTCTACTGGCCCTGCTTGTCTTTATCCTCTTCGGGGGGCATCATTTAACCATTAAAGCCCTTTGTGAAAGCTACACCCTTGTCCCGGTCCTTCATCTTCGCTCAGCCTCTTCTTTAGTTATGCATATAACTGACTTAGTCGCAGCTATGTTTTTGATTGCGATGAAGATCGGTTTGCCTATTATTGGAACTGTCTTTTTGACGGATGTGTCTTTTGGGATACTTTCTCGGGCGGCGCCCCAGATGAATATTATGATGATAGGCTGGCCAGTGAAGATTTTGGTGGGACTCATTACCTTGATTGTCTTTATTCCTCTCTTACACCAGGCGATGGTTAATGTCTTTGCTAACCTTTTTTCTGATCTTAATGTTATTATGCGGGCGATGGGGAAGTAG
- the flhB gene encoding flagellar biosynthesis protein FlhB, translated as MGLAFAISEVRSQMSEVRGLCLLSSMFQRLTDCPETRNSELVFDLQLFAAEDEGRTEEPTTRKREKAREKGQVAKSMEISQGVITLIAFLVLFLVYPYIFDDLYKFTRQMLSEAHIYQINLDSIHLILIFLIVLLAKILAPIMIAATLTALIANFAQVGLKFTPQALRFDLSRIKPSPQNFIKKVLISKQVGFNLIKSIFKVVTVGYIPYWIIKTNFIHLLSMVDMGTFQAFGLIAKLTFDIVLYTTLLLLFLSIFDYMFQRHEMTESLKMTKQEVKDERKMQEGDPLVKAKIRERQRAAAYRRMMQEVPEADVVITNPTHLAVAIKYEASYMAAPTVVAKGKDEVAERIVEIAKENNIPVVENKPLAQALYESAEIGDEVPPDLYQAVAEVLSYVYKLKNKRP; from the coding sequence ATGGGGTTGGCCTTTGCCATATCAGAAGTTAGAAGTCAGATGTCGGAGGTCAGAGGTCTCTGTCTTCTGTCTTCTATGTTTCAACGGCTAACAGATTGCCCCGAAACCCGAAACTCGGAACTTGTTTTCGATCTCCAGCTCTTTGCGGCTGAAGATGAAGGCCGGACAGAGGAGCCTACTACCCGTAAAAGGGAAAAGGCCAGAGAAAAAGGCCAAGTAGCTAAATCTATGGAGATCAGTCAGGGGGTCATCACCCTGATTGCTTTCCTGGTTCTTTTCCTGGTCTACCCCTATATCTTTGATGATTTATATAAATTTACGCGGCAAATGTTGTCTGAAGCCCATATCTACCAGATTAATCTTGACTCCATCCATTTAATTTTGATTTTTCTAATTGTTCTATTAGCTAAGATTCTTGCGCCCATTATGATTGCGGCTACTTTAACCGCCCTGATAGCTAATTTTGCCCAGGTCGGCCTTAAGTTTACGCCTCAGGCCCTGAGGTTCGATCTGTCCAGGATAAAGCCTTCACCCCAGAATTTTATAAAAAAGGTTCTAATTTCCAAACAGGTAGGTTTTAACCTGATCAAATCTATTTTTAAGGTGGTTACGGTTGGCTATATCCCTTATTGGATTATCAAAACGAATTTTATCCATTTACTTTCTATGGTCGATATGGGCACCTTTCAAGCCTTCGGCCTGATCGCTAAACTAACCTTTGATATTGTCCTGTATACTACTCTTCTTTTACTTTTTTTAAGTATATTTGACTATATGTTTCAGAGGCATGAAATGACCGAAAGTCTAAAGATGACCAAACAGGAAGTCAAAGATGAGCGGAAGATGCAGGAAGGAGACCCTTTAGTCAAGGCCAAGATCAGGGAGCGGCAGAGGGCCGCGGCTTACAGAAGGATGATGCAAGAGGTCCCTGAGGCGGATGTAGTCATTACTAACCCGACCCACTTAGCGGTAGCTATTAAATATGAGGCCAGTTACATGGCGGCTCCGACGGTAGTGGCCAAAGGCAAAGATGAAGTAGCCGAACGAATTGTTGAGATTGCTAAAGAGAATAATATACCGGTAGTAGAAAATAAACCTCTGGCCCAGGCCCTGTATGAATCAGCCGAGATTGGGGACGAGGTTCCGCCTGATCTTTATCAGGCCGTGGCTGAGGTGCTGTCTTATGTCTACAAGTTGAAGAATAAACGACCGTAA